Proteins co-encoded in one Hymenobacter swuensis DY53 genomic window:
- a CDS encoding SAM-dependent methyltransferase has product MEANPNQPHTLPPSYFDDVYRANDDPWNFETSPYEQAKYAATLAALPKTEYDTAFEIGCSLGVLTEQLAPRCGHLLAVDIAAAPLERARQRCAHLPQVTFQLLRVPEEFPEEEFNLILVSEVGYYWSPDDLRQASERIIEALRPGGHLVLVHWTPPVHDYPLTGDDVHEFFLRQAGPEGPLQHISSQRHAQYRLDVLTRR; this is encoded by the coding sequence ATGGAAGCCAACCCGAACCAGCCTCATACCTTACCGCCCTCCTACTTCGATGACGTATACCGCGCCAATGACGATCCGTGGAACTTCGAAACCAGCCCCTATGAACAGGCCAAGTACGCGGCTACACTGGCAGCCTTACCCAAAACCGAGTACGATACGGCATTTGAAATTGGCTGCTCGCTGGGAGTACTTACCGAACAACTGGCCCCACGTTGTGGCCACTTGCTGGCCGTTGATATAGCGGCAGCTCCCCTGGAGCGGGCCCGGCAACGGTGCGCTCATTTGCCGCAGGTTACATTTCAGCTTCTGCGCGTACCGGAGGAATTTCCGGAGGAAGAATTCAACTTGATTCTGGTTTCGGAAGTGGGCTATTATTGGAGTCCCGACGACCTGCGGCAGGCGTCTGAGCGCATTATTGAAGCCCTGCGCCCCGGTGGCCACCTGGTACTGGTCCACTGGACTCCACCCGTTCACGACTATCCACTTACCGGCGACGACGTGCATGAGTTCTTTCTCCGCCAGGCCGGTCCGGAGGGACCTTTGCAGCACATAAGCAGCCAGCGCCACGCGCAGTACCGGCTAGATGTACTAACTAGGCGCTAA
- the iscX gene encoding Fe-S cluster assembly protein IscX, which produces MNHFEPPIKWSDHEDIAMALYEKFGDDFSEAKIYRIRFTELLEWVLSLPNFEGTREQSTEGHLEQIQAKWVYEWRDNQ; this is translated from the coding sequence ATGAATCATTTCGAGCCCCCGATCAAGTGGAGCGACCATGAAGATATTGCCATGGCGCTGTACGAGAAGTTCGGTGACGACTTCAGCGAAGCCAAAATCTACCGCATCCGCTTTACCGAACTGCTGGAATGGGTATTGAGCCTGCCCAACTTCGAAGGTACCCGCGAGCAGTCCACTGAAGGCCACCTGGAGCAGATTCAGGCCAAGTGGGTGTACGAGTGGCGCGATAATCAATAA
- a CDS encoding glycosyltransferase: protein MSHATPLRFHTTSSAGATALHAPGLTVPILPAPELRASVIIPAKDEADTLPAALHALATQIDAQGHPLPPRSIEVLILANNCQDATAQVARNFAARHPELVVHVAEITLPATEAHVGRARRLLMDEACRRLELVGHPEAFIASTDADTQVASNWLAATCAALVAGADAVGGRILMADADPTCPVRRWQLRDATYHLLRAQLEHLLDPAAHDPWPRHHQHFGASFAVTVSAYRQVGGLPIVPHLEDEALYQLLTQHDLRVRHSPAVRVFTSGRQQGRVAVGLSWQLREWASLGRQELLVPHPAALAGELQIRRQLRKAWHAQPDALATPDSVVQPWVAGMVQYQTFGAFWQWAGPKIRSAEESKYVPIPLAQALIVLRRVLAMHTAAAGSTHIGLRASEPVA, encoded by the coding sequence ATGTCCCACGCCACCCCTCTGCGTTTTCATACCACTTCCTCTGCTGGCGCTACGGCCCTTCATGCTCCGGGCCTTACGGTACCCATACTGCCCGCGCCGGAGTTGCGGGCCAGCGTTATTATTCCAGCCAAGGACGAAGCCGACACGTTGCCGGCTGCTTTGCACGCCCTGGCCACGCAGATTGATGCTCAGGGGCATCCGTTGCCGCCCCGTAGTATTGAAGTGTTGATATTAGCCAATAATTGCCAGGACGCCACGGCCCAGGTTGCCCGTAACTTTGCTGCCCGCCACCCGGAGTTGGTGGTGCATGTAGCCGAAATTACCCTGCCTGCTACCGAAGCCCACGTTGGTCGGGCCCGCCGCCTTCTCATGGACGAGGCCTGCCGTCGTCTGGAACTGGTGGGCCACCCCGAAGCCTTCATTGCCAGCACCGACGCGGATACCCAGGTGGCCAGCAACTGGCTGGCTGCTACCTGCGCCGCGCTGGTCGCCGGAGCTGATGCGGTTGGGGGGCGGATTCTGATGGCGGATGCCGACCCGACTTGTCCGGTACGCCGCTGGCAGCTGCGAGACGCTACCTATCATCTGCTTCGGGCGCAGCTGGAACACCTACTGGATCCAGCCGCGCATGACCCCTGGCCCCGGCATCACCAGCATTTTGGGGCCAGTTTCGCGGTGACGGTAAGCGCCTACCGCCAAGTAGGCGGGCTGCCCATAGTGCCGCATCTGGAGGACGAAGCGCTCTACCAGTTATTGACACAGCATGATTTGCGGGTACGCCACAGTCCGGCGGTGCGCGTCTTCACCTCCGGGCGGCAGCAGGGGCGGGTAGCGGTGGGCCTGTCGTGGCAGCTGCGGGAGTGGGCCAGCCTGGGCCGGCAAGAACTGCTGGTGCCGCATCCGGCCGCGTTGGCCGGTGAGTTGCAGATACGTCGGCAATTGCGGAAGGCGTGGCATGCCCAACCGGACGCTTTGGCAACTCCGGACTCTGTTGTACAGCCCTGGGTAGCCGGTATGGTGCAGTACCAGACATTCGGGGCTTTCTGGCAGTGGGCGGGCCCGAAAATCAGGTCGGCGGAAGAAAGTAAGTACGTGCCCATCCCACTTGCTCAAGCGCTGATAGTGTTGCGGCGGGTACTGGCCATGCATACAGCTGCGGCCGGTAGCACCCACATCGGGCTGCGGGCTTCTGAACCGGTTGCTTAG
- a CDS encoding 2Fe-2S iron-sulfur cluster-binding protein, whose amino-acid sequence MKAVNITFKFQDGQPDQTHVAAEGESVLDVALNNDIQLQHNCGGVCGCSTCHVYILQGENDLPEISDKEEDFIDRAVDPRINSRLGCQCVMQGNADIVVLIPPQNFLGH is encoded by the coding sequence GTGAAAGCCGTAAATATCACCTTCAAGTTTCAGGACGGCCAGCCCGACCAAACGCATGTGGCCGCCGAAGGCGAATCGGTGCTGGATGTGGCCCTCAACAACGATATTCAGCTGCAGCACAACTGCGGCGGAGTGTGCGGCTGCAGCACCTGTCACGTCTACATTCTACAGGGCGAAAACGACCTGCCTGAAATTTCCGACAAGGAGGAAGACTTTATTGACCGGGCCGTGGACCCGCGCATCAATTCCCGATTGGGCTGCCAGTGCGTTATGCAGGGCAACGCCGACATCGTGGTGCTCATTCCGCCCCAAAACTTCCTCGGCCACTAA
- a CDS encoding T9SS type A sorting domain-containing protein: MTQLYKKGSTTTPWRKLAVLGLLGLASTAAHAQRHQAVALRTQPLELASPTVASRITALPYTSGRAQNVTSTYADLGTAGTAITTANLDDATSGAQDIGFSFSYNGTAFTQFTLNTNGFVKLGATAPTAANDVNILINNTDQNVLAPASGVDLVAAANQTASPTEFRVSTTGTAGSRVCTIQFKNLSDKPTVSGTTTIPSQFSTMQFQIKLYEGTNNIEFVYGAWTSSGNTATAQGFLVGLKGSSADPADLSLTSKGGTAAWSATTFQNTVVQGGVTYYVGHFVQNSVLPDAGRTYRFRTAPASDASVATIHTLGKLAVPNSLPHAVVAAVTNSGTNPLTNVPVTLTVSGANTFTSTKTIATLAAGATQAVTFDAYPTTLAQGTNNLTVTVPADDDNTNNSLPYTQQITTDQVAYVDAAQVFFGSVGVSSTTAGGTLAVKYKNSQAASLSQVKATFLASATTTSTYRVVVLDANGTGGTPGTVLYTSPVQSRPAAAGTVTIAVPNPVVSGDFYVGVLEVSGNVGIAYQLEDPLRTGTFYYQTSGGAWTPVNNTTLRTRLALDATLAPVPTCATPTAVAVSNITVNSASVTFTAPSNGTAYTVIYGPRGFNPATAGTSVPGTASPITLTGLTSGTQYDVYVRANCGATDQSNLSPVAQFTTVCQAPIITAFPYGENFDGVAAGTLPCGITVANENNDNRTWAVIGTDTPGGAPASAPNQLRYVYSATAAADDWFFTPALFLRAGSTYQVSFKYKAAVLGTSEKLEVKYGNAATAAGQTNLLWKNEAIANATYTTTVGGTATGQVVPITPATTGNYYVGFHVYSAADQYNLYIDDIAISTITASSPALMRAISLYPNPSEGSLTVEVSGANAKGGLQVEVINLLGQRVHTATVRDNMTNQVDLSKLSSGMYIVKVKNGNEYMMRNITIQK; this comes from the coding sequence ATGACACAACTTTACAAAAAGGGTAGCACAACCACTCCCTGGCGCAAGCTAGCGGTGCTGGGCCTGCTAGGCTTGGCCTCAACGGCCGCTCACGCGCAACGCCACCAAGCGGTAGCCCTGCGGACTCAACCCCTTGAGTTAGCCTCTCCTACGGTTGCCAGTCGGATTACCGCTTTGCCCTACACCTCCGGGCGGGCCCAGAACGTGACCAGTACCTACGCTGACCTGGGCACGGCTGGCACGGCTATTACCACAGCCAACCTCGACGATGCAACTTCCGGTGCTCAGGACATCGGATTTTCGTTTTCGTACAACGGTACGGCTTTCACGCAGTTTACGCTCAACACCAACGGCTTCGTTAAGCTGGGGGCCACGGCGCCTACGGCCGCCAACGACGTAAATATTCTTATCAACAATACGGATCAGAATGTGCTGGCTCCTGCCTCTGGGGTTGACCTGGTAGCGGCGGCCAACCAAACGGCTTCGCCTACGGAGTTCCGGGTATCTACTACCGGCACGGCCGGCAGCCGCGTCTGCACAATTCAGTTCAAGAATCTGAGCGACAAGCCGACGGTTTCCGGTACTACAACCATTCCGTCACAGTTCAGCACCATGCAGTTTCAGATCAAACTGTATGAGGGCACCAACAACATTGAGTTCGTATACGGGGCCTGGACTAGCTCCGGCAACACGGCCACTGCCCAGGGCTTTCTGGTGGGCCTGAAGGGCAGTTCGGCCGATCCGGCCGATCTGAGCCTGACTTCCAAAGGTGGCACGGCCGCCTGGAGCGCCACTACTTTCCAGAATACGGTAGTACAGGGCGGCGTAACATATTATGTGGGCCACTTTGTGCAGAATAGCGTGTTGCCCGATGCCGGCCGCACCTACCGCTTCCGGACTGCTCCTGCCTCCGATGCTTCCGTAGCTACTATTCATACGCTAGGTAAGCTGGCCGTGCCCAACTCGTTGCCGCACGCCGTGGTAGCCGCTGTTACCAACTCCGGTACCAACCCACTTACCAACGTACCAGTAACCCTGACGGTGAGCGGTGCCAACACTTTTACCAGCACCAAAACCATTGCTACGCTGGCCGCAGGTGCTACGCAAGCCGTTACGTTTGACGCCTACCCCACTACGCTGGCCCAGGGAACCAACAACCTGACGGTAACCGTACCGGCCGACGATGACAACACCAATAACTCGCTGCCCTACACGCAACAGATTACCACTGACCAAGTAGCGTATGTAGATGCGGCCCAGGTGTTCTTCGGCTCGGTAGGGGTTTCCTCTACCACTGCTGGCGGTACGCTGGCAGTAAAATACAAAAACAGCCAGGCTGCCAGCCTCAGCCAGGTAAAAGCTACTTTCCTGGCCAGCGCCACTACTACCTCCACGTATCGGGTGGTAGTGCTGGATGCCAACGGAACGGGCGGCACCCCTGGTACTGTGCTGTATACCTCACCGGTACAGAGCCGCCCAGCAGCAGCCGGCACGGTTACTATTGCGGTACCAAACCCCGTGGTATCGGGTGATTTCTATGTTGGCGTGCTGGAAGTTTCGGGTAACGTAGGCATTGCCTATCAGCTGGAAGACCCACTGCGCACCGGCACCTTCTACTACCAGACGAGCGGCGGTGCCTGGACTCCTGTGAATAACACGACGCTCCGCACCCGCCTTGCCCTTGATGCTACCTTGGCCCCGGTTCCTACCTGCGCTACGCCTACGGCCGTTGCGGTTAGCAACATCACCGTTAACAGTGCTTCGGTAACCTTCACCGCGCCCAGCAACGGCACTGCCTACACCGTTATTTACGGTCCCCGTGGCTTCAACCCCGCTACTGCCGGTACCAGCGTACCCGGTACTGCCTCCCCTATTACCCTCACGGGCCTGACTTCGGGTACCCAGTACGATGTGTACGTACGGGCTAATTGCGGTGCTACCGACCAGAGCAACCTGAGCCCGGTGGCCCAGTTTACTACTGTTTGCCAGGCGCCTATTATCACGGCATTCCCTTACGGCGAGAACTTTGACGGTGTAGCAGCCGGCACGCTGCCCTGCGGTATCACGGTAGCCAACGAAAACAACGACAACCGTACATGGGCAGTTATCGGCACCGATACGCCCGGTGGTGCCCCAGCTTCGGCTCCGAACCAACTGCGCTATGTATACAGCGCCACGGCTGCTGCCGATGACTGGTTCTTCACCCCGGCACTGTTCCTGCGAGCCGGCTCTACGTATCAGGTATCGTTCAAATACAAAGCCGCTGTGCTGGGTACTTCCGAGAAGCTGGAAGTGAAGTACGGAAACGCTGCCACCGCTGCCGGCCAGACCAACCTGCTTTGGAAGAATGAGGCCATTGCCAACGCTACGTACACCACCACGGTAGGTGGCACCGCCACGGGCCAGGTAGTACCCATTACGCCTGCCACCACCGGCAACTACTACGTAGGCTTCCACGTGTACAGCGCCGCCGACCAGTACAACCTGTACATCGATGACATTGCCATATCCACTATAACGGCTTCTTCTCCGGCCCTGATGCGCGCTATCAGCCTGTATCCGAACCCCTCAGAGGGCAGCCTGACGGTGGAAGTAAGCGGTGCCAATGCCAAAGGTGGCCTGCAAGTAGAGGTAATCAACCTGCTGGGTCAGCGGGTACACACCGCCACGGTGCGCGACAACATGACCAACCAGGTTGATCTGTCGAAGCTATCCAGCGGCATGTACATCGTGAAAGTGAAAAACGGCAACGAGTACATGATGCGTAACATCACCATCCAGAAGTAA
- a CDS encoding Rossmann-like and DUF2520 domain-containing protein, with protein sequence MPGLSQRVVLLGAGRVAQHLAPALAAAGHTVVGVWSRTPESAASVAASVPGAAVLGSLQHLPAAAVYLLALPDAVVPEVLAAAQFPAGALVAHTAGALPLSVFAAYPRIRGGVFYPLQTFSPGRQIQWPAVPLCLEAADAAGLTALRTLATSLSQEVRELSSEQRLQLHMAAVWACNFPNHLLGISHALLAQAGQPWELLHPLIRETVDKALALPPFTAQTGPAVRHDAATLARHEATLAAHPDWQTLYKELTASIQRTAAGFGANNEAGK encoded by the coding sequence ATGCCAGGTTTGTCGCAGCGTGTCGTTTTATTGGGGGCTGGGCGAGTGGCTCAGCATTTGGCTCCGGCCTTGGCCGCTGCCGGGCACACGGTAGTGGGCGTGTGGAGCCGGACGCCGGAATCGGCGGCGTCGGTGGCCGCTTCGGTGCCCGGCGCGGCCGTGCTGGGTAGCCTACAGCATCTGCCGGCGGCTGCCGTGTATCTGCTGGCCCTGCCCGATGCGGTGGTGCCGGAAGTGCTGGCGGCGGCTCAGTTTCCAGCGGGGGCGTTGGTTGCCCACACGGCCGGGGCGTTGCCGCTCTCTGTCTTCGCGGCGTATCCCCGGATCCGGGGTGGCGTGTTCTACCCGCTCCAAACGTTCAGCCCCGGCCGCCAGATTCAGTGGCCCGCCGTACCGCTGTGCCTGGAAGCAGCGGATGCCGCCGGGCTGACGGCATTGCGCACACTGGCCACCTCGCTCAGCCAAGAGGTGCGGGAGCTAAGCTCGGAGCAGCGGCTGCAGCTGCACATGGCTGCCGTGTGGGCCTGTAATTTCCCCAATCATCTGCTCGGCATCAGCCACGCGTTGCTGGCGCAGGCCGGGCAACCCTGGGAACTGCTGCACCCGCTCATCCGCGAAACCGTCGATAAAGCCCTGGCTCTGCCTCCTTTTACCGCCCAAACCGGACCTGCTGTGCGCCACGATGCTGCTACGCTGGCCCGCCACGAAGCGACCCTGGCGGCGCATCCTGATTGGCAGACGCTTTACAAGGAGCTAACGGCAAGTATTCAGCGTACCGCTGCCGGGTTCGGGGCAAACAATGAGGCAGGCAAGTAG
- a CDS encoding cold-shock protein: MKTGTVKFYNESKGYGFITEDGTKEDFFVHITGLNGGQIQQNDRVEFDTQEGRKGVNAVNVKKV, from the coding sequence ATGAAAACAGGAACCGTAAAATTCTATAATGAGTCGAAGGGCTACGGCTTCATTACGGAAGACGGCACGAAGGAAGATTTCTTCGTCCACATCACCGGCCTTAACGGGGGCCAGATTCAACAGAATGACCGGGTGGAATTCGATACGCAGGAGGGCCGTAAGGGTGTTAATGCGGTGAATGTGAAGAAAGTGTAA
- a CDS encoding PIG-L deacetylase family protein has translation MPASDFSAYPLMPAATAATLGPTVVLAPHPDDESLGCGGLLALLRQAGQPVWCVLVSDGTMSHPNSRKYPAPARQQLREQELRVALTELGVPAQALFPLNLPDGAVPLPEAPTGTVAVQQLVEFLGHTQPATVLVPWRRDPHPDHRATYQLAQAALAQLTPAPRLLEYVVWAWERAAPADLPHPGETQGWQLDIEPVLAQKQRAIAAHKSQLAGSPIDDDPTGFTLAPSMLAHFARPVEVYLENAPA, from the coding sequence ATGCCTGCCTCCGATTTCTCTGCCTACCCTCTTATGCCGGCCGCTACCGCCGCCACGTTGGGCCCTACCGTAGTACTGGCCCCGCACCCCGATGACGAATCGTTGGGCTGCGGGGGGCTACTGGCGTTGCTGCGGCAGGCCGGGCAGCCCGTATGGTGCGTGCTGGTCAGCGACGGAACCATGTCGCACCCGAATTCCCGCAAGTATCCGGCCCCGGCTCGCCAGCAGCTGCGGGAACAGGAGTTGCGCGTGGCTCTTACGGAGTTGGGCGTACCGGCACAGGCATTGTTTCCGCTCAACCTGCCTGATGGCGCGGTACCCCTGCCCGAGGCACCAACCGGCACTGTGGCCGTGCAACAGCTAGTGGAGTTTCTGGGCCACACCCAACCGGCTACCGTGCTAGTGCCTTGGCGCCGCGACCCGCACCCCGACCACCGGGCCACGTACCAGCTGGCCCAGGCCGCTTTGGCACAGCTGACGCCCGCCCCGCGCCTGCTGGAATACGTGGTGTGGGCTTGGGAACGAGCCGCCCCCGCCGACCTCCCCCATCCTGGCGAAACCCAGGGCTGGCAGCTCGACATCGAACCAGTGCTAGCGCAGAAGCAGCGGGCTATTGCCGCCCACAAGTCGCAACTGGCCGGCTCCCCCATTGATGATGACCCCACGGGCTTTACGCTAGCCCCATCAATGCTGGCGCATTTCGCCCGGCCCGTGGAAGTATATCTGGAAAATGCACCTGCATAA
- a CDS encoding geranylgeranylglycerol-phosphate geranylgeranyltransferase, which yields MHPAKQGCIFVLLFALPLAMPLLPSASASSPSPDPGPGGAQPEASGGRQLARLVRLPNLLIMGLCMVLVRACLLLPNSPWRQVLAPGFGLLVLAALSVGAAGYIINDYYDVKIDAINRPGRLVVGKAVNRRHAMLAHLILSGLGVGLSGWLSPWLGLVNLGSALLLWGYSVRFKRVALVGNLSIATLTAALVLLPELQLRTGHEAVWSYALAAFLLTVVREIVKDVEDMRGDAQHDCRTLPIVWGVPRTKWIAGFFLLCLALLVMGACSRALLTRQWELGLWLLLLVLVPLLLVAYHLRRADRKKHFARLSSWCKWVMLAGVLSMLWMAG from the coding sequence ATGCACCCTGCCAAACAGGGGTGCATCTTTGTGCTGCTGTTCGCTCTTCCCCTCGCCATGCCACTTCTGCCCAGCGCTTCTGCCAGTTCACCGTCCCCTGATCCGGGGCCTGGCGGCGCGCAGCCGGAAGCCAGCGGTGGGCGGCAACTGGCCCGGCTGGTTCGCTTGCCCAATCTGCTGATTATGGGGCTGTGCATGGTGTTGGTGCGGGCGTGTCTGCTGCTGCCCAATTCCCCGTGGCGGCAGGTGCTGGCTCCCGGTTTCGGTCTGCTGGTACTGGCAGCTCTCAGTGTAGGAGCTGCCGGCTACATCATCAATGATTATTATGATGTGAAGATTGATGCTATCAACCGGCCGGGGCGGCTGGTAGTGGGCAAAGCCGTCAACCGTCGGCATGCTATGCTGGCGCACCTGATACTATCGGGGCTGGGCGTTGGGCTGAGCGGGTGGTTGTCGCCGTGGCTGGGGCTAGTGAATCTGGGGTCGGCGCTGCTGTTATGGGGGTATTCGGTGCGGTTTAAACGAGTAGCCCTGGTCGGCAACCTAAGCATTGCCACCCTCACGGCCGCGCTGGTGCTTCTGCCCGAGCTACAGCTGCGCACCGGCCACGAGGCCGTATGGAGCTACGCGCTGGCGGCGTTCCTGCTGACGGTGGTACGCGAAATTGTGAAAGATGTGGAGGACATGCGCGGTGACGCCCAACACGACTGCCGCACTTTGCCTATTGTGTGGGGAGTGCCGCGCACGAAATGGATAGCTGGCTTTTTTCTGCTGTGCCTGGCCCTATTGGTAATGGGAGCGTGCTCGCGGGCACTGCTTACCCGGCAGTGGGAGCTGGGGCTGTGGCTACTGCTGCTGGTGCTGGTACCGTTACTGCTGGTAGCCTACCACCTGCGCCGGGCCGACCGCAAGAAACACTTCGCGCGTCTTAGTTCCTGGTGCAAATGGGTGATGCTGGCAGGGGTGCTGTCGATGCTGTGGATGGCTGGCTAG
- a CDS encoding BamA/TamA family outer membrane protein: MRFLYPLLALGALAAPAAWAQSVPAATTAPAEPVLLASAAAIPQAPAEAPVTGAPVGLNRALAPATASKLKLTPDDPDDPSFIPVPIVFYQQETGLAGGAAILPVWRFGKDTTVRKSNARLIAWISQEKQTTVQLTHTIFTKEEKFYFSGEASYYDLAFNYYGRGNETDKDVESHIQYPLIVFDEKALVKVVPNLFVGVRYRYTDLGKVELKDQEGNTAPYYAIPAEQRAGYVTSGVGPALLYDGRDNVLATYTGNFVDAHVLFNGGGLGSDYNFTRYMVDARHFNPLFGSNNTILALQFLGQYHTGSVPFREWGGMGATLGGSLYNNAYLMRGIYEARFRDRQFTTAQAEIRQKLFWRIDGVLFGAVGQVAPALDDYKLDAMKFAGGVGGRFRFNRRDRLNIRLDYGVGSGGNSGIIFAVGEAF; encoded by the coding sequence ATGCGCTTTCTCTACCCGCTGCTGGCGCTAGGCGCGCTGGCTGCTCCGGCTGCCTGGGCGCAGTCTGTTCCTGCCGCTACTACTGCTCCTGCCGAGCCGGTTTTGCTGGCCTCCGCTGCTGCCATTCCCCAGGCTCCGGCCGAAGCTCCTGTCACCGGAGCTCCCGTAGGCCTGAACCGGGCCTTAGCACCTGCTACCGCAAGCAAGCTCAAGCTCACCCCCGACGACCCGGACGACCCCAGCTTTATCCCGGTGCCCATCGTGTTTTATCAGCAGGAAACCGGCCTGGCCGGTGGAGCAGCTATTCTGCCGGTGTGGCGTTTTGGCAAGGATACCACGGTACGCAAGTCTAATGCTCGTCTGATTGCTTGGATTTCGCAGGAAAAGCAGACCACCGTCCAGCTTACGCACACCATCTTTACCAAGGAGGAGAAATTCTACTTCTCGGGTGAAGCCAGCTACTACGACCTCGCCTTCAACTACTATGGCCGCGGCAACGAAACCGATAAGGATGTGGAGTCGCACATTCAGTACCCGCTTATCGTGTTCGATGAGAAGGCCCTGGTGAAAGTAGTGCCGAACCTGTTTGTGGGGGTGCGCTACCGGTACACCGACCTGGGTAAAGTAGAGTTGAAAGACCAGGAAGGCAATACGGCTCCGTATTACGCCATCCCGGCCGAGCAGCGGGCCGGCTACGTGACTTCCGGCGTGGGCCCGGCTTTGCTCTATGATGGCCGCGACAACGTGCTGGCTACTTACACGGGCAACTTTGTGGATGCACACGTTTTGTTCAACGGCGGCGGCCTGGGTTCCGATTATAACTTCACCCGCTACATGGTGGATGCCCGGCACTTCAATCCCCTGTTTGGCTCCAACAACACCATTCTGGCGCTGCAGTTTCTGGGGCAGTACCACACCGGCTCGGTTCCGTTCCGCGAGTGGGGCGGCATGGGCGCTACTTTGGGCGGTTCGCTTTACAACAACGCGTACCTGATGCGCGGCATCTATGAAGCCCGCTTCCGTGACCGTCAGTTCACCACAGCGCAGGCCGAAATCCGCCAGAAACTGTTCTGGCGCATTGATGGGGTACTATTCGGGGCCGTGGGCCAGGTAGCACCCGCGTTGGATGACTACAAGCTGGATGCCATGAAGTTCGCCGGCGGCGTGGGCGGCCGGTTTCGCTTCAACCGCCGCGACCGGCTTAACATTCGCCTTGATTATGGTGTAGGCTCGGGCGGCAACTCCGGAATTATTTTCGCGGTTGGCGAAGCTTTCTAA
- a CDS encoding KdsC family phosphatase, with translation MDATPVPADLSVIKVFIFDVDGVLTDGTLLAFNSGEQARAFHIRDGYAVRHALRKGYRVAIISGREEEGVRKRLESLDVRDIYLGVDDKMKIFNSYLNTYHLEPTSIAYMGDDMPDIEVMRRCAVAACPADAAADVRAISNYTAALPGGHGAVRELIETVMKLHGTW, from the coding sequence ATGGATGCAACACCGGTTCCGGCCGATTTGTCGGTTATCAAGGTTTTTATCTTCGACGTAGATGGCGTGCTGACCGATGGTACGCTGCTGGCGTTCAACTCCGGTGAGCAGGCTCGCGCCTTCCATATTCGGGATGGGTATGCCGTGCGCCATGCCCTGCGCAAGGGGTACCGGGTGGCCATCATTTCGGGCCGGGAGGAGGAGGGCGTGCGTAAGCGGCTGGAGTCGCTGGACGTGCGCGACATCTATCTGGGAGTAGATGACAAGATGAAAATCTTCAACAGCTACCTCAATACCTACCACCTTGAGCCGACCAGCATTGCCTACATGGGCGACGACATGCCCGATATTGAGGTGATGCGCCGTTGCGCCGTTGCTGCCTGCCCCGCCGATGCCGCCGCCGACGTACGCGCCATTAGCAATTACACGGCTGCGTTGCCCGGCGGGCACGGGGCCGTGCGGGAGCTGATTGAAACCGTTATGAAGCTTCACGGTACCTGGTAG